ATGTGGAAGAAAAAGTTGGTCTTTTAAATAAAGCAGTTCCAGTTTCAGGCTTGCAATTAGACTTAGATCCAGATATAGTTGCTGCTATGGATGATGATTTCGACTATGATGATCCAGAAAATGAATTGGATgataattttgtagaattagCTAATGCAATCAGTAGCGatgatgaaattttacaagaagaAAGTGGTATGTATCTATAAGAgtacattatgtatataaaatgattgaCTTATATCTCAAAAATGTGATCAAATCTCAGATCAAGTATCTGATGTTTCATCTGAGGGGCATTTGGAATTATCCGACGAAGAACAAGATGAAGTGTGTAGTTTAAATAGATCTCAATACACctttaaagaagaagaaacaaaatccCGTTTTACAGAATATTCAATGAGCAGTAGCGTAATAAGAAGGAACGAGCAACTTACTCTTCTTGATGATAAATTCGAAAAAGTAAGTATTTATTGATATGATATACTGTACATAGCTGGAAAGACGTCTTGCAGGGTACACAGGATCAAGGGAGGTACTATTCCCTATCACTCACCACTGCGTGTTactatattgttttatttgtatatatggTACTTTCACGATAAATACATAAGtctaattttatgattttatgatTATGTTAAGTCTATAAGAAATAGCCAATCACAACCACAGTCAAGAGGACTCCTTTTTCCAACttcttatacattttatttgataaacgtatatcattatttatacagATGTATATAACATACGATGAAGATGAAATTGGCGCTTTAGATTGTGATGAAATTGAAGGACATATTGCACCAAACTCAGATTTAGTTCTTCAGTGTGCAGCAGAATTTGAAAAACAGCAAAACGAAGATGTAAGTTAATAGTAGCTGCATTTATAATAGAGAGAATTAAGcacatttcttttcattttcataggcAGATAATGTTGGACAATTGATGAAAGATAGAAtgagaattttggaaaagGAATATTCTAGCTCCGAGGATGAAAATCATTTAGAAGAACTCATAGTTAAtacaagagaaaaagataaatgggATTGTGAAAGTATTATTAGTACATACAGTAATATTTACAATCATCCAAAGTTAATTTCTGAACCCAAGGTTGTTGcttaagaataattattcatttattttattccttttgttatatgaaattataatgtgTGAACTCTTTTGTAGTATCCACAAAAGATCAAAGTCAATCCAAAAACAGGTATAccaaaaaatgttttagaCGGGTGTCTTGGAAAATTGACTGCTAAAACATTGGCTCAATTTGATCAGCAAAATGAAAGTTGTAAACCAAAATATCCTCAGTCTATTGCAGAAACTATGAAATCTACCTTAAGTACATTAAGTATAAGatctaaaaatgaaactacggaagaaagaaaacgaagaaaaagggcacttaaagaatatagaaaagtaaaattatcatGCTaattgtatacatacataacaaacaaaaaacatataatacaaataaaaaattgtttgttattaatttcaggAAAGGCGAATAGAACGTAAGGCAAATAGCGAAGCATttaaggaggaaaagaaacgccaagaaaaaatattattaaataacaggCAAAATATTCAAGGAAATAGAATACTTTAACATGTAAATTTCCTgctatatatctttttaataaattaattaatttttcaacattttacaCACTACGCGTATATTGTTTACAATATACGAAATGGAGCGAAATCcgtgatataaaatataaatgaagaagATTTTATAGCTCATAATAAGGCGAACATCAAGAATAATAAAGTTGCGTTAGAGACCTACTTCTGCCAGccatattatttttaagttCCACTTTTCTTTAGCGGATGTCCGGAATCGAGTTCCAGACTTCTTTATATCTGGGACATAGATGTACCGCCTACACGTacatacgaatatatatatatatccctATGTCCATAAGCATGTCCATAAGTTTATAGCATGCATGAATGTTAATTTGTTAGATTTTAACCGCCGTCTAGATACATGAAAAAAGTATATGTAGCGACGGATTTAAAtcaaaacgaaacgaaaacaaTGTCAAACTGCTTGCAAGATTCGTGACGGCGATACTACAGGCGAAAGCTATTTCTTTAGCTactgaatattattaacatgAGTAAAAAAGCTAATATTGctcacatttattttattatacaggtagaatatatatatatgtacagtaTTTCTAtgggaaataaaatacatatctgTAAATATAGAACAATATAGCTGCTTATCAacagttataaatattttattttcgattattgtacatatttgtaataaaaaatacaaataattaaagtttGTATGAAGACttaatttaacaaaagaaTTAAATCAGTTCCTGGATATTCAGGTAGATTAAGGCTATATGCTTTATCCAATTTTTTAGGTACAAATCGACCACCTAAATAATGATACTTCCCTTCAAATTTTTTAGCACATAATTTTGGCGCTGTTAATGATACAAGCATTTCTGGTTTTATTCCGCCTTCTGTAGGTGGTCCATCTTCAACATTCCAACCTGATGGTATATCAATACTACAAATTGGAACAGTCGTATTTTCTAACAGGTGAATAATAGGAATAAATGTATCTCTTATAGGTGGCTTAAAACTAAATCCAAATATTGCATCCACTATAAGACCAAATTGATGCAGTTGCTTTGAAGCAATGTATTCTACATCATCCTTTAATAAGGGAATGTCATTTTCAATGCACTGGTGCAGTAAATTTTCATACAGTGTATTGTTTGTCCTTTTAGGATAATAAATTTCAGGCAAATATCCAAATTGTTTCAAGTGTCTAGCGCAAACAAGTCCATCACCACCATTGTTTCCTGGGCCACaacaaatcaaaattttttgtttagaatttttaagCGATGGATAAGTACGAGCAATGGCAATAGCACAACTTTGGCCAGCAAGTTCCATTAATTGATCGACGCTAAACttatatttctcaaataaatctttatcTACATTGATGCTTTCCGTttgattcaaatatttcagcaTACTGGTATATGATGCTCttccaaaaataaatttattgttagacAAGGAAGGTTTTATATAACCCTTAATATAcgatatcatttattaatttgtttacatacaaatatatgtatgtataatgggaaaaaatataacctCTTACAGTAAACTgtgattattctttttattaatgcaAAGAAATGTTAATCTCAGCAGAAAATATtgactatttttatttagtaatatcTTTCAGCACTTGCATTTAAAACTGTACGtatggaattaattttattgtatccTTCGAAATCGTTTCGAGATTTACATGTACTTCATACGACAGTGAGTCGATTGAACAGCGAAACTGAAATTTATCGCAGATTCCAATAGTTTACATTTTGACATTGTcttatatacacatgtatatggcaaaagtttttaattttacatataaaattacatgcttataagtataaaatactttattattatcgattatgtagaaaataaatattaacattaaataataataaagtaattttttggTTATTCTTGTAGTAGGTagtgttatatttatttttatttttgtatggatttatttagaaagaatAATTACCAGTATGTACAAAGAGAGATTTATGTTAATGTAACAAgtaactaaaataatttaaattatgcaATAAACTAACTTTGATTTCCTGAACAATTTTTGAtagaattgaatttaaatgtttctaaatACGAGTAAATGGTGTGACACAACCGTTTTACCATAAGTTGTGGCGGCCATGAAACATTATaaggatattttattctttcgctGTAGGTAGTATGTTCAATCAAGTGATATATTGAGCGTAATTCAACTATAGGTGGTTCTTGAGGAAATCCAAATGGAAATTGAATGTGCACACATGCATAAAAGTCATCTACACATACTAAAAATGTCACATATTTACAGTTTATAGTGTCATATTCTAAAAGACATTTATGGTGGATAAATGAACATGCTGCTATATaatctcttcttctctttaagCTTTGGACAACTGAGTTTAcctaaaacaatatttattttattcataattattatagcacaagaacaaaattaaaacaagTTACATACCTTTcctgcaatatatttttttacttttggTATATATCGTAGTAGATATGTGTCAGATGGAAAATGTGGTAAATGTAATTCACCTGTTTCACTAAGAGACTCTTctaaagattttgaaaaatatagttgTGGAGTAATACGACTCCAATCTGTTCCAGAAAATGTTACAAGAAGCATTGCAATGTCACTTTCTGATTTACAAGTACGAATTTCTAACTGTGAAACATCCACTGataaacttattaaaaatctaGCTTCTGTTGGTTTAGAACTGAATGGTAACAATATTACTTCAACATCTTCTGTTTTGACTTCTCCTGAATTCATTAgcatattatattctaattgtAATCTAGCTTGCTTCTGAAGTAATTGTACCTGGTTTAAAAGAAAGATGTATCAAATTTGATGTAGTTccagtattaataaatttatatgtaacaaTTACAAACCTGATGTTGTTTGTAGCACGATAAAAGTTCTCTAAGAACATTCAATAATGCATTTTCATCATTAGGATTCCATTTAGCAAGACTAGGTACTTTAGCAGATAATGCATCCACATCCATATCTGCTAGGAATGTATTGTcattaaatatgaaatcaGGTCCCATTTCAGGACATTGCGAATCAAACAGTACATTCCaagttaaattttgtttagcATAAGgtata
This genomic window from Bombus pyrosoma isolate SC7728 linkage group LG4, ASM1482585v1, whole genome shotgun sequence contains:
- the LOC122567006 gene encoding protein LTV1 homolog, whose protein sequence is MPKGKTKKFIDKKNSVTFHLVHRSQRDPLIADETAPERVLVPVGHAQASKLEKKKIDDNKRKEEQRKYGIYFDDDYDYLKHLKDVNSLTAEWERVDCTTSKSNDQTNMPKISLPSSVFASNVEEKVGLLNKAVPVSGLQLDLDPDIVAAMDDDFDYDDPENELDDNFVELANAISSDDEILQEESDQVSDVSSEGHLELSDEEQDEVCSLNRSQYTFKEEETKSRFTEYSMSSSVIRRNEQLTLLDDKFEKMYITYDEDEIGALDCDEIEGHIAPNSDLVLQCAAEFEKQQNEDADNVGQLMKDRMRILEKEYSSSEDENHLEELIVNTREKDKWDCESIISTYSNIYNHPKLISEPKYPQKIKVNPKTGIPKNVLDGCLGKLTAKTLAQFDQQNESCKPKYPQSIAETMKSTLSTLSIRSKNETTEERKRRKRALKEYRKERRIERKANSEAFKEEKKRQEKILLNNRQNIQGNRIL
- the LOC122567011 gene encoding NAD(P)H-hydrate epimerase codes for the protein MISYIKGYIKPSLSNNKFIFGRASYTSMLKYLNQTESINVDKDLFEKYKFSVDQLMELAGQSCAIAIARTYPSLKNSKQKILICCGPGNNGGDGLVCARHLKQFGYLPEIYYPKRTNNTLYENLLHQCIENDIPLLKDDVEYIASKQLHQFGLIVDAIFGFSFKPPIRDTFIPIIHLLENTTVPICSIDIPSGWNVEDGPPTEGGIKPEMLVSLTAPKLCAKKFEGKYHYLGGRFVPKKLDKAYSLNLPEYPGTDLILLLN
- the LOC122567007 gene encoding BRISC and BRCA1-A complex member 2-like → MLNQQCAILTVIDSYIEPLLIHVLSTDKLGVCCKTIEIDSMSSSCGKVQGDRFKLSIPYAKQNLTWNVLFDSQCPEMGPDFIFNDNTFLADMDVDALSAKVPSLAKWNPNDENALLNVLRELLSCYKQHQVQLLQKQARLQLEYNMLMNSGEVKTEDVEVILLPFSSKPTEARFLISLSVDVSQLEIRTCKSESDIAMLLVTFSGTDWSRITPQLYFSKSLEESLSETGELHLPHFPSDTYLLRYIPKVKKYIAGKVNSVVQSLKRRRDYIAACSFIHHKCLLEYDTINCKYVTFLVCVDDFYACVHIQFPFGFPQEPPIVELRSIYHLIEHTTYSERIKYPYNVSWPPQLMVKRLCHTIYSYLETFKFNSIKNCSGNQS